AATTTTGTATTAGTCGGTAATTTCAGGCTTTATTTGTGAATCTGCTAATTTTTTGAGCCGTTCAATTTCGCGGTCAAGATACCATTTTGCTTTACTCAGCGTAGTAAATTCGTCCTCGCCTTCTTTACGTCCTGCTCTTACTATGTATTTTATGACGTTGCCGAGATTGAAATTTAAGCTGTTAGCCTCGATGAAGTCAATAGCTTCAATGCCGCCTGCTTTGTAATAATCAGGGTGATTTATTTGCTTTTGACTCTCGTAATATTGCAGGTGTTCTTCTATTACAGTTTCAGGATATTTTATTTCGCTCACGATTCAACCTCCACAAAAAATCCCGGCGTTTGTGTACCGGCAAGAATAAATTTCAATAATCCCGACACAACCTCCATTGCTGCTATTTCCTTGTGCTTGAATAAAAATTTTTCGAACTCTTTTAACACCGTTATAACTGCAGGCGCGCATATATTTAACCGTTTGAGCTGTTCATCATTTAATTTTTCGCTCATTCTTCCGGATCCATTTCTTTTAACAGTGAACGAAAGCGAAATATATCATCGCTCATATTCATATCAAGCAATAAATCTTCTAATTCAGTTGCGCTATCCTGATACATGATTTTGCGTAACTTCTCGTGCGCGTCCTTTGCACTGAATATACAGTATTCATTTTTTAACGGGCTTTTCTTGTGAGTCCAGTAAACAACAAATCCGCAGTCTTGATTTAATTCTATCTGCATGTAGGCGAGCCTTCTTACTGCCTGATACAAATTCCATCCTGACTCGTCGTCCTTCACTATAAATTCTTTCGGGTGCTTGTCGCATTTGTAAAAAATGTAATTATGCACGCCTTTTTTCGTTATGACCTGATAGGCGAGAAAATTATTTATGCCCCGGCCCTCGTCATCAAACATGCTGTAAAGCTTATGCACTGCACACCCGTTAGCTTCAAGTGTGTATAACTCGTCTTCTATCATTGAGAGAAATTGTTTATTCGTCATGATTTGACCTCCGAATAGTTTAGATATACTACATCATTCCAATATATAGATGCTAAGAAAGAATCACTATAAAATGGGCTGTCTGCTCCCAAACAGCAATGTGCACATGTATATCGATATTTGCCATCTTGTTCCCAAAGAATAGTTTTTTCGCAACCACAACGAGGGCAAGGTTCTAATCCTTCACAAAGAGACATTTTATTTTCACTCATGATTTATCCTCCGCTCGTGTGTTCCATACCTGTAGAGATTCCCTTTTCGTCCGATAAAATCCGGATACAAGACACATGCAATTTTTACAATTGATAAAGTAATCTCCCTTACCGTCTCGATATAGTTCTACCTTTTCACTCCCGCAGAATGGGCACGGTTTTAATTGCTCGCTCATTCCTCGTCCTCCATTTTTTTAGCTCTTGCGCGTATCTCTTCTGCTTTTGCATTAATCAAATTAGATATAGAATCGCTAAAACCTATGATAACTGCAAAAACCATAAATGCTATTCCTTCCCAAAACATTAACCGCACGCACTCCAATCGCAGTAAGTACATTTCACGCAGCCCGACTCGTGAATTAGGGTCATATGTCCGCAATGCGGGCAAATATCGCCGTGAATATCAGGCTCCGGCGGTAAATCGTCCTGAATACTTAAGTGAATATTTGTCGTTTCATAAATTGGCGGTGTTATTTTTTTCTTGACCGATTTGCCATACTTCAGAGATTTTTTCTCTCCCTTTGGCTCCCAATCTTTAGGCCTTAAATGGGGGAATCGCCTGTAAGTGTCTGCTAACCGTTCTTCATGTGTCATTATATTTCTCTCCTAGTTTAAATCAATTCTTGAACCTGTAATTTTAATATTTCCGTCAGCGTGTATCTCAATATCACCAACGCAGTTAATTTGCAGTTTGTGATTCTTGCGGTCGTAAATTATTTCTGTGCCGTCGTCGTAAGTTGTCTTGCGAATATCTGCATCACCGGCGGGGGGCTTGTTCGTGTCATCATAGAGTGAACACAAAACGACTCCCATTTCTAAACCGTTGCCCATCATGTTGCAGTAAACGTGTTCGCCGATGTCTAAATGCACTTCATCGCGGTTTTTCTTGGAGTTCGAGACAGAGACCGGAATCCACCCCGACACTAAATCGCCTTTATCCGGAAATTTTATCCGTGCCATATGCCGCGCCGGGTCATAATCTGAAACATAGCCGAATCTCCCTTGTGCGCCTTGTTCTTTGTTTTCGTTTGCCATGTCATGATCTCCTGTATACGTCTGTTCCGGTATAGACAAGCGGTTTATTTGTACGTTTACTGCCTCGCCTCGTTGAACGTCTGCCGGAATTTTTCCCGGAATTTGTGCGGTTTTCCTTCTTTGACTCGCCGCCCATGTTCAAATCTAATTTTGTCGTGTAAGAATCCCCGACGCTGTGAGTCGCCTTCTCAATTGCGTAAACCCCGTCAAACGCACCGAATCCCGAAATAGTAATATTGCTCGCTCCTACAAATCGTAAATCAC
The genomic region above belongs to Synergistaceae bacterium and contains:
- a CDS encoding DUF3310 domain-containing protein, producing the protein MSEIKYPETVIEEHLQYYESQKQINHPDYYKAGGIEAIDFIEANSLNFNLGNVIKYIVRAGRKEGEDEFTTLSKAKWYLDREIERLKKLADSQIKPEITD
- a CDS encoding Lar family restriction alleviation protein → MSEQLKPCPFCGSEKVELYRDGKGDYFINCKNCMCLVSGFYRTKRESLQVWNTRAEDKS
- a CDS encoding phage baseplate assembly protein V — encoded protein: MANENKEQGAQGRFGYVSDYDPARHMARIKFPDKGDLVSGWIPVSVSNSKKNRDEVHLDIGEHVYCNMMGNGLEMGVVLCSLYDDTNKPPAGDADIRKTTYDDGTEIIYDRKNHKLQINCVGDIEIHADGNIKITGSRIDLN